In Humulus lupulus chromosome 7, drHumLupu1.1, whole genome shotgun sequence, the following are encoded in one genomic region:
- the LOC133788250 gene encoding putative B3 domain-containing protein At5g58280, producing the protein MTSNGDSNTYEEVRKQRLEENKKRFEDLGIAKITKSLSDLTNSEKRSPQRHLSKPRSKISSSVEPRRSSRARNPVQSYCDEVFVELPSSRKRSRSNPSSWASYLARPLDEVVVASYEERTAAIKAAEELERSLKSENPTFVKSMVRSHVYSCFWLGLPSKFCEYHLPKSVLNMELEDEDGREYDAIYIGKRSGLSGGWRAFALDHKLNDGDACVFELIEPTRFKIYIVRASMHSGEGGTTMVIDEDSTEAEEKSTGKMKHGSKSKVTKKPKKLKELPTKYMIDEVEQGVSPTKTNGFVSKTVKKEGESEKAGETNDAGLGQESAKCSYRRSNRKLTPKSSRHSLT; encoded by the exons ATGACATCCAATGGCGACTCCAACACTTACGAAGAGGTTCGCAAGCAACGCCTTGAAGAAAACAAAAAGAGATTTGAG GATTTGGGAATTGCAAAGATCACGAAAAGTCTATCTGACCTTACAAATTCTGAGAAGAGGTCCCCG CAACGACATCTTTCAAAACCCAGATCAAAGATTTCTAGCTCAGTGGAGCCAAGACGGTCCTCCCGCGCACGCAACCCAGTTCAGTCATATTGCGATGAA GTTTTTGTAGAGCTTCCATCTTCACGGAAGAGATCTAGATCAAATCCATCATCCTGGGCAAG CTATCTTGCGAGGCCATTAGATGAAGTCGTAGTAGCTTCTTATGAAGAAAGAACTGCTGCTATTAAAGCTGCAGAGGAGCTAGAAAGGAGTTTGAAGTCTGAGAATCCAACGTTTGTCAAATCAATGGTTCGATCTCATGTTTATAGTTGTTTTTGGTTG GGCCTTCCTTCTAAATTTTGTGAGTATCATCTTCCAAAATCGGTGTTGAATATGGAATTAGAGGATGAAGATGGAAGAGAATATGATGCCATCTACATTGGCAAAAGATCCGGCCTAAGTGGTGGTTGGAGAGCATTCGCTTTGGATCATAAGTTGAATGATGGCGATGCCTGTGTGTTTGAGTTGATTGAACCTACTAGATTTAAG ATCTACATAGTTAGAGCATCCATGCATTCAGGTGAAGGTGGCACAACGATGGTCATTGACGAAGATAGTACCGAGGCCGAAGAGAAATCAACGGGAAAGATGAAGCATGGCTCGAAATCAAAAGTGACTAAGAAGCCGAAAAAATTAAAAGAGCTCCCAACAAAGTACATGATAGATGAAGTGGAACAGGGTGTAAGCCCAACTAAGACAAATGGGTTTGTTTCAAAGACAGTGAAGAAGGAAGGTGAATCAGAGAAAGCCGGTGAAACAAATGATGCTGGTTTGGGTCAGGAGAGCGCAAAATGTTCTTATAGGAGATCTAACAGGAAACTTACGCCTAAGTCTTCTCGTCATAGCTTAACTTAA
- the LOC133788251 gene encoding large ribosomal subunit protein uL16-like, with amino-acid sequence MGRRPARCYRQIKNKPYPKSRFCRGVPDPKIRIYDVGMKKKGVDEFPFCVHLVSWEKENVSSEALEAARIACNKYMSKFAGKDAFHLRVRVHPFHVLRINKMLSCAGADRLQTGMRGAFGKPQGVCARVSIGQVLLSVRCKDNNSQHAQEALRRAKFKFPGRQKIIVSRKWGFTKFSRSDYVKLKAENRIQPDGVNAKLLGCHGPLANRQPGRAFIDAAVA; translated from the exons ATGGGGAGGA GACCAGCCAGATGTTATCGTCAGATCAAGAATAAGCCATACCCAAAATCCCGGTTTTGCCGTGGTGTGCCTGACCCCAAGATCAGGATTTATGATGTTGGAATGAAGAAGAAAGGAGTTGACGAGTTCCCCTTCTGTGTTCACTTGGTTTCATGGGAGAAGGAAAATGTGTCCAGTGAAGCTCTTGAGGCAGCTCGTATTGCTTGCAACAAATACATGTCCAAGTTCGCTGGGAAAGATGCTTTCCATCTACGAGTCCGTGTTCACCCTTTCCATGTCCTCCGTATCAATAAGATGCTTTCATGTGCTGGAGCTGATAGGCTTCAGACTGGAATGAGGGGTGCTTTTGGAAAGCCACAGGGAGTTTGTGCCCGAGTTAGTATTGGCCAAGTCCTTTTGTCTGTTCGTTGCAAGGACAACAACAGCCAACATGCTCAGGAGGCTCTTCGCCGTGCTAAGTTCAAATTCCCTGGTCGTCAAAAGATCATTGTCAGCAGGAAGTG GGGATTCACCAAGTTTAGCCGCAGTGATTATGTCAAGTTGAAGGCAGAGAACCGGATTCAACCTGATGGTGTCAATGCTAAG CTTCTCGGATGCCATGGACCTTTGGCCAATCGTCAACCTGGAAGAGCATTCATAGATGCTGCTGTTGCTTGA